One window from the genome of Salvia miltiorrhiza cultivar Shanhuang (shh) chromosome 7, IMPLAD_Smil_shh, whole genome shotgun sequence encodes:
- the LOC130994965 gene encoding LOW QUALITY PROTEIN: probable thionin-2.4 (The sequence of the model RefSeq protein was modified relative to this genomic sequence to represent the inferred CDS: inserted 1 base in 1 codon) gives MISMEAKSLIMSALLLSLVLGQIQVEAATSCCPNVTARNAYNVCRXCANYSGCKLINGGTCPTGWTNDILENTVDEFCKLGCASSVCAAITTLQNSDASEVVNGAAEKCSQACSAFCTKASVSAA, from the exons ATGATATCCATGGAAGCTAAAAGTCTTATTATGAGTGCTCTTTTGCTGAGCCTTGTTTTGGGACAAATTCAAGTTGAGGCAGCAACGAGTTGTTGCCCAAACGTCACTGCCAGAAATGCCTATAATGTCTGTC CTTGTGCAAACTACAGTGGATGCAAACTTATTAATGGGGGTACATGTCCCACTGGTTGGACTAACGATATTCTCGAAAACACTG TCGATGAATTCTGCAAGTTGGGGTGTGCATCCTCCGTTTGCGCTGCCATAAccactctccaaaattctg ATGCAAGTGAAGTTGTGAATGGAGCAGCTGAAAAATGTAGCCAGGCATGTTCTGCTTTCTGCACCAAGGCTTCTGTTAGTGCAGCTTAA